The uncultured Flavobacterium sp. genome contains a region encoding:
- a CDS encoding S8 family serine peptidase, which produces MRNWHHKIIKLPQAIAKISQRTPIKIGVMEGDIEYKMLNNPDIFGFNYQALNEGLQDSSIKKVIHFIPSSPVRPSLTFLNSSSHATSVAGVIAANDAPTLPIKGVLPDSSIFNFRNNVLNFLVNSGIEWNLYENNRIALNSRDTSLDLENSKLGIVQYSFDTTFTAEQARVPVINSSIAYNEGLWNRPRNADEKSVRNTTKHLFNTIKAYSNDGRGTLICLAAGNNNVNTTSEQYLSNYNYPFIIASSCLTNGTTISNSSEIRAGYSSYGDQVDISAPSSGRFDLQSPPQLIKRRIFTTTNKFCGDIGTDSEVYNYNVTSTVGNNKITLDIINGLFAGNCLELGNPSTDQHDIMVIKDIDRINKIVTFTEDRYFTLGLNLIGAIVRVPVLKNSGNINGNTITLNSPKGMGYVGQKIYIGDNQTGHFASISSVINSTTFQFNPQIPSNITLPVNYDIIPDQTVLNISNHIIDPSDSSNYIFSINPTDSSKLICVFKGGLMLLIGTYNDGSNTPFDVELQAHINNIDLVANKITIEKINLQNINIREIKTIGYGSYTSSFGGTSSASPLLAGVAGLLLQANANLNVLELKHILKEKAEKIGTRSYSIQNNNSKKNYGYSVNTDLGAGRVNAEESVQLALDWHDPAKSQTTLKPRMEIADRLTGLGVWVKPLGDSSSNIPTVNQPLNAINTLADQKIYVKVINTGNRKSFKECDLRVFVAFTDDPNPAFPFPNSWYDQEFVKLLSVLEIPIIPAGGSETLEIEWKDIAAKWNIWNKIDTTTGRRKKAYLLAHIAPFDGVSTDVSTSNIKLNKQLICKQLKVEHNGVTDETAFIPGNKLDISVDSQLIEKKFSLIMENVLTADITKFKIKASKKHNDPAQTIEEIFYKKTGDTWALEPGSTGNWITFDVPIETEGDYAENTNIKFPHTINVNNNELEIKLEIVNI; this is translated from the coding sequence ATGAGAAATTGGCATCACAAAATTATTAAATTACCACAAGCAATTGCTAAAATATCACAGCGTACACCAATCAAAATTGGGGTTATGGAAGGGGATATAGAATATAAAATGTTAAATAATCCTGATATCTTTGGATTTAACTATCAAGCCCTAAATGAAGGATTACAAGATTCTAGTATCAAAAAAGTTATACATTTTATTCCTTCCAGTCCCGTAAGACCATCTTTAACTTTTCTAAATTCAAGTTCACATGCAACTTCGGTTGCGGGTGTAATTGCTGCAAATGATGCCCCAACCTTACCTATAAAAGGTGTCTTACCTGATAGTTCTATTTTTAATTTTAGAAATAATGTACTTAATTTTTTAGTTAATTCTGGTATAGAATGGAACTTATATGAAAACAATCGTATAGCACTTAATAGTCGTGATACAAGTTTAGATTTAGAAAACTCGAAACTAGGTATAGTTCAATATTCTTTTGATACAACTTTTACGGCAGAACAAGCAAGAGTTCCCGTGATAAATTCAAGTATTGCCTATAATGAAGGTCTTTGGAATAGACCAAGGAATGCTGACGAAAAAAGCGTAAGAAACACAACAAAACATTTATTTAATACAATTAAGGCTTACAGCAATGATGGAAGAGGAACTTTAATTTGTCTTGCCGCAGGAAATAATAACGTTAATACTACATCTGAACAATATTTATCAAATTATAATTATCCTTTTATCATTGCTTCTTCTTGTCTAACAAATGGAACTACTATTTCAAATTCTTCAGAAATTAGAGCCGGTTATAGTTCCTATGGAGACCAAGTCGATATATCTGCTCCGTCTAGTGGAAGATTTGACTTACAAAGTCCTCCTCAATTAATTAAACGAAGAATTTTCACCACAACAAATAAATTTTGCGGCGACATAGGCACAGATAGTGAAGTATATAACTACAATGTTACCTCAACGGTGGGAAATAATAAGATTACGTTAGATATAATTAATGGATTATTTGCAGGAAACTGTTTAGAATTAGGAAATCCATCTACCGATCAGCACGATATTATGGTTATTAAAGATATCGATCGGATAAATAAAATCGTAACATTTACTGAAGATAGATATTTTACCTTAGGATTAAATTTAATAGGTGCAATTGTTAGAGTACCTGTTCTTAAAAATTCAGGCAATATTAATGGTAATACAATAACATTGAATAGCCCCAAAGGAATGGGGTATGTCGGCCAGAAAATATACATTGGTGATAATCAAACGGGACATTTTGCATCAATTAGCAGTGTAATTAATTCTACTACTTTTCAATTTAATCCTCAGATCCCATCAAATATAACCCTACCAGTAAATTATGATATTATACCTGATCAAACCGTATTAAACATTTCAAACCATATTATTGACCCTAGTGATTCTTCCAATTACATATTTAGTATAAATCCAACTGACTCCAGTAAGCTAATCTGTGTATTTAAAGGGGGACTAATGTTACTTATTGGAACATACAATGATGGTTCAAATACCCCATTTGATGTTGAATTACAGGCACACATTAACAACATTGATTTAGTCGCTAATAAAATTACGATTGAAAAAATAAATCTTCAAAATATAAACATACGAGAAATTAAAACTATTGGGTATGGCAGTTATACCTCAAGTTTTGGAGGCACATCATCTGCATCTCCTCTATTGGCAGGAGTCGCTGGATTATTACTCCAAGCCAATGCAAATTTAAATGTTCTTGAATTAAAACATATTTTAAAAGAAAAAGCTGAGAAAATAGGTACCAGATCGTATTCGATTCAAAATAATAATTCTAAGAAAAACTATGGATATAGTGTAAATACAGATTTAGGTGCCGGAAGAGTAAATGCAGAAGAATCAGTACAATTAGCATTGGACTGGCATGATCCCGCAAAATCTCAAACTACCCTAAAACCAAGAATGGAAATTGCAGATAGATTAACGGGGTTAGGCGTATGGGTCAAACCATTAGGAGATAGTTCTTCAAATATTCCTACTGTAAATCAACCACTCAACGCCATAAATACATTGGCAGATCAAAAAATTTATGTTAAGGTCATAAATACCGGTAATAGAAAAAGTTTTAAAGAATGTGATTTAAGAGTTTTTGTTGCTTTTACAGATGATCCTAATCCAGCTTTCCCTTTTCCAAATAGTTGGTATGACCAAGAATTTGTAAAACTTTTATCAGTTCTAGAAATTCCAATAATTCCTGCTGGTGGTTCTGAAACACTAGAAATAGAATGGAAAGATATAGCTGCAAAATGGAATATCTGGAATAAAATTGATACAACTACTGGTAGAAGGAAAAAAGCATACCTATTAGCTCATATAGCACCTTTTGATGGTGTTTCTACTGATGTAAGTACCTCCAATATTAAGCTTAATAAACAACTTATTTGTAAACAACTTAAAGTTGAACATAATGGTGTTACCGACGAAACGGCATTTATTCCAGGCAATAAATTGGATATTAGTGTGGATTCTCAACTAATTGAAAAAAAATTTAGTTTGATAATGGAAAATGTTCTTACTGCTGATATAACTAAATTCAAAATAAAAGCTTCAAAAAAACATAACGATCCTGCACAAACTATCGAGGAAATTTTTTACAAAAAAACAGGAGATACTTGGGCTTTAGAGCCAGGCTCAACTGGGAATTGGATTACTTTTGATGTCCCAATAGAAACAGAAGGAGATTATGCTGAAAATACAAATATTAAGTTTCCACATACTATAAATGTGAATAATAATGAACTTGAAATCAAATTAGAAATAGTAAATATTTAA
- a CDS encoding CHAP domain-containing protein yields MTLAQKTLEIATAQIGVEEIPRYSNAGPEVEIYLKSVGLTKGYSWCMAFIYWCAQNASVQTKLKNPLKKTGGVLDQYNSSPLLVKTIPQAGDIFILDLGKGLGHTGIVEKVENNIIYTIEGNTNDTGSREGYKVCRRKRDIKTIKGFLRL; encoded by the coding sequence ATGACACTAGCTCAAAAAACATTAGAAATTGCAACTGCACAAATTGGTGTAGAAGAAATTCCAAGATACAGCAACGCAGGCCCTGAAGTTGAAATTTATTTAAAAAGCGTAGGACTTACCAAAGGATATTCCTGGTGCATGGCTTTTATTTATTGGTGTGCTCAAAATGCATCGGTACAAACAAAATTAAAAAACCCTTTAAAGAAAACCGGAGGCGTATTAGATCAATACAATTCAAGTCCGCTTTTAGTAAAAACTATTCCACAGGCTGGTGACATCTTTATTCTGGATCTCGGTAAAGGTTTGGGACATACCGGAATAGTAGAAAAAGTAGAAAATAATATTATTTATACAATTGAAGGAAATACAAATGATACCGGAAGCCGTGAGGGTTATAAGGTTTGTAGACGCAAAAGAGATATCAAAACCATAAAAGGATTTCTAAGACTATAA
- a CDS encoding PepSY-associated TM helix domain-containing protein — protein MKKKFKKNIGKLHLWFGLGSSLIVFIAALTGSILVFEKEIDKAINPEYYNVSTIGNSKKTIDYCVDILQKKYAIKKITRIYTFNDPSRTIQILGKDSDKKAQFFSIDPYTGKILATTPQESRFFVVVLSIHRQLLMGDAGEIIMGISCLIFAFMLISGIILWWPKKIKNLKNRLKVKWSGSFKRVNWDFHSTFGFYSFLVLLLISLTGLSFAFTWFQNGIYFLADGTTKKPSAKVENPTKIDPKLNNTAFYQSIYNKADSIFPYTGNIQIRMPADTINSILVLKENIEISIPNQSSAAYFDKYTAENIEARPYESFSTGDKIKRLNYPIHTGSIYGLPTKIIALLVCLFAATLPITGFLIWLGRKKKKQ, from the coding sequence ATGAAGAAAAAATTTAAAAAGAATATTGGCAAATTACATTTATGGTTTGGGCTTGGCTCTAGTCTAATTGTTTTTATTGCCGCATTAACAGGAAGTATTTTAGTTTTTGAAAAAGAAATTGACAAGGCCATAAATCCAGAATATTATAATGTTTCTACAATAGGAAATTCAAAAAAAACAATTGATTACTGTGTAGATATTCTTCAAAAAAAATACGCAATAAAAAAAATAACTCGTATTTATACTTTTAATGATCCTTCGCGCACAATCCAGATTTTAGGAAAAGATTCTGATAAAAAAGCACAATTTTTTTCTATAGATCCTTACACTGGAAAAATTCTCGCAACGACTCCGCAGGAAAGCCGATTTTTTGTTGTTGTTTTATCCATACACAGACAATTATTGATGGGAGATGCTGGCGAAATTATTATGGGAATCTCTTGTTTAATTTTTGCTTTTATGCTCATTTCCGGAATTATCTTGTGGTGGCCTAAAAAAATAAAAAATCTAAAGAATCGATTAAAAGTAAAATGGAGCGGTTCTTTCAAAAGGGTCAATTGGGATTTTCACTCTACTTTTGGTTTTTATAGTTTTTTAGTTTTATTGCTTATTTCCCTAACCGGATTATCTTTTGCTTTTACCTGGTTCCAAAATGGCATTTATTTTCTGGCTGACGGAACCACAAAAAAGCCTTCTGCAAAAGTTGAAAACCCAACAAAAATAGATCCAAAACTCAATAATACTGCTTTCTACCAAAGTATTTATAATAAAGCGGATAGTATTTTTCCGTACACCGGAAACATTCAAATTAGAATGCCTGCTGATACAATCAATAGTATTTTAGTTCTTAAAGAGAATATAGAAATATCTATTCCAAATCAGTCAAGTGCTGCTTATTTTGATAAATATACTGCCGAAAATATTGAAGCAAGACCTTACGAATCTTTTTCAACGGGAGATAAAATAAAACGTTTAAACTACCCTATTCACACCGGAAGCATTTATGGTTTACCAACTAAAATAATTGCGCTTTTGGTCTGTCTTTTTGCCGCGACATTGCCTATTACAGGATTTTTGATCTGGTTGGGAAGAAAGAAAAAAAAGCAATAA
- a CDS encoding TonB-dependent receptor, whose translation MKYLSLRTSKFLLIISLLFSIFSSFAQQNSGKIKGQITTSDGKSASGASVIIKSSKYKTTTNSDGSFVFNKVIANTYTLQVSLPGYETIEKNIYITNNETETVNLELKFSGKFDETSDNNGDQLDEIIVSASRKVETLSKTPSSVTVITAKDIEDLSIVSPNIANIVAYAVPGLGSATNNTGNYGQTLRGRNPLVLIDGIPQSTPLKSAGREIRSIDPSVIERIEVIKGATAIYGNGADGGLINYITKSGKTQKKFAGYSEAGTNGNIKGDSTLGYRFNQQFYGRLSKFNYMVAGTYEKTGVFRDGEGEVISPEYGLGETKTYNIFTKFGYDLTDKQRIELMYNYFSSNQDSDFILKNGVYGVSPAIGILGNRPGVEEGTRYNHNANLQYVNKQLFGNTSFTANLYFQDFLTIFSNSAFFYGRGQSQTASAKKGLRVYLNTPFTVSSNFTGDVTYGFDLLNDKTNQKLVDGRVWVPNIDMVNLAPYAQLSTQLFGDWTVKAGLRAENIKINIDDYNTIATGANGAGSIVVKGGDLTYDAFVFNTGVRYSRFKFFNPFVSFSQSFSVFDLGRVLTNAKEDAISKLQTKPIIVNNYEGGFSSQFGKLNLSAAYYFSTSKLGTNLVQVDGYLVAERLPERVWGYEIQADYQILRQLTVGGNYAYVQGRGDKDSDGHFYGPTDIYLKSNRIPPVKVTGYAKYGDKRLNVELYWMLVGDRDLFQPNAKGAYAIGEGPIHSFNLWNLATAYKVTDSIRVKLGIENILNTDYYSTTSQFYGTNANYTRGNGSRFNLALGYSF comes from the coding sequence ATGAAATATCTTAGTTTAAGAACATCAAAGTTTTTACTTATTATAAGCCTTTTATTTTCAATCTTTTCTTCTTTTGCTCAACAAAATAGTGGAAAAATTAAAGGACAAATAACAACTTCTGATGGAAAATCAGCTTCAGGAGCAAGTGTTATTATTAAAAGTTCAAAATATAAAACCACAACTAATAGTGACGGTAGTTTTGTATTTAACAAGGTTATAGCGAATACCTATACTTTGCAGGTTTCTTTGCCAGGTTATGAAACTATTGAAAAGAACATTTATATAACCAATAATGAAACCGAAACGGTAAATCTAGAATTGAAGTTTTCGGGTAAATTTGACGAAACTTCAGATAATAATGGAGATCAATTGGATGAAATTATCGTTTCGGCAAGCAGAAAGGTAGAAACCTTATCAAAAACACCATCTTCTGTAACGGTAATTACTGCTAAGGATATCGAAGATTTATCTATTGTGAGCCCAAATATTGCTAATATTGTTGCTTATGCAGTTCCGGGTTTAGGATCGGCAACTAACAATACGGGAAATTATGGACAAACACTTCGTGGAAGAAATCCGTTAGTTCTTATCGATGGAATTCCGCAGTCAACTCCTTTAAAATCAGCAGGTCGTGAAATTCGTTCTATAGATCCTTCGGTAATTGAGCGTATTGAGGTTATTAAAGGTGCAACCGCTATTTACGGAAATGGAGCTGATGGAGGTTTGATTAATTACATTACAAAATCAGGTAAAACTCAAAAGAAATTTGCAGGATACAGTGAAGCCGGAACTAATGGAAACATAAAAGGAGATAGTACTTTGGGATACAGATTCAACCAACAATTTTACGGAAGACTTAGTAAATTTAATTATATGGTTGCCGGGACTTACGAAAAAACTGGTGTTTTTCGTGATGGAGAAGGAGAGGTTATTTCTCCGGAATATGGATTGGGAGAAACTAAAACGTATAATATATTTACCAAATTTGGTTACGATTTAACGGATAAACAGAGAATTGAATTGATGTACAATTATTTCAGTTCTAATCAGGATTCTGATTTTATACTTAAAAATGGTGTTTATGGTGTAAGTCCGGCAATTGGTATTCTTGGCAACAGACCCGGAGTTGAGGAGGGAACACGTTATAACCATAATGCCAATCTTCAATATGTAAACAAACAACTTTTTGGAAATACTTCGTTTACAGCAAATCTTTATTTTCAGGACTTTTTAACGATATTTTCTAACTCTGCCTTTTTCTACGGAAGAGGACAATCTCAAACAGCATCTGCCAAAAAAGGTTTAAGAGTTTATTTGAATACACCATTTACCGTTTCTTCAAACTTTACAGGTGATGTAACTTATGGTTTTGATTTATTGAATGATAAAACAAATCAGAAGTTAGTTGACGGGCGAGTTTGGGTTCCAAATATAGATATGGTCAATTTGGCTCCTTATGCACAGTTATCGACACAGCTTTTTGGCGATTGGACTGTGAAAGCGGGTTTGCGTGCTGAAAATATTAAAATAAACATTGACGATTACAATACGATTGCTACAGGAGCAAACGGAGCCGGAAGTATTGTTGTAAAAGGCGGGGATCTTACTTATGATGCGTTTGTATTTAATACAGGTGTGAGATATTCAAGATTTAAATTCTTTAATCCTTTTGTGAGTTTTTCTCAATCTTTCTCTGTATTTGATCTTGGCCGAGTGCTTACAAATGCTAAAGAAGATGCAATATCAAAATTACAAACTAAACCTATTATCGTTAATAATTATGAAGGAGGTTTTAGCAGTCAGTTCGGGAAATTGAATTTGAGTGCCGCTTATTATTTTAGTACTTCTAAACTCGGAACTAATCTGGTTCAGGTTGATGGTTATTTGGTAGCAGAACGTTTACCGGAAAGAGTCTGGGGTTATGAAATTCAGGCAGATTATCAAATTCTGAGGCAATTGACAGTAGGAGGTAACTACGCGTACGTACAAGGAAGAGGTGATAAAGACTCTGATGGACATTTTTACGGACCTACAGATATTTACCTGAAATCAAACAGAATTCCTCCGGTAAAAGTGACTGGTTATGCAAAATATGGAGACAAGAGATTAAATGTAGAATTGTACTGGATGTTGGTTGGTGATCGTGATCTTTTTCAGCCAAATGCTAAAGGTGCTTATGCAATTGGTGAAGGTCCAATTCATTCTTTTAATTTATGGAATCTGGCTACAGCTTACAAAGTTACTGACAGTATCAGAGTAAAACTTGGAATTGAAAATATACTCAATACAGATTATTATAGTACAACTTCTCAGTTTTATGGTACAAATGCTAATTATACAAGAGGAAATGGTTCAAGATTTAATCTGGCTCTTGGTTATAGTTTCTAG
- a CDS encoding AMP-binding protein gives MELYDLIRKNEKLIFTDSSTGISKSIAEMHQSLEIENLRSVVFIYNDNQLAAIETLLNFYQSRYTIALLGMGLLEDFKENLEQKYTPYYIYDPTRNGIEGYTAVNVSETIVLFKRNVNLVYPIHPKIKLLLSTSGTTGSPKFVRLSDENLVQNAKSIMEYMPIRTDDVVPLNVPINFVYGLSIFTTNCIKANQIVCTDKDAFQKEFWADFKKYGYSTLGGVPYFYEMLYSIGFFKKDHPSLRYLTHTGGMLNYKLIEAISDFSEKFGKQFFAQYGQTEACGRMAYLPPKDLLRKGTSIGKPVKNGRFEIDNDTDELIYIGPNVFGGYANIRADLQFFEQQEKLHTGDKARKDDEGYYYIVGRIKRIVKLFGVRLNLDETELLLKNALGGQTFICLGINDKHLAVMYTDKNLNKELILKVLKAKLNLHANSLKVMHIEDVPLTPNGKVNYPLLKEWLEMESLV, from the coding sequence ATGGAATTATACGATTTAATCCGAAAAAACGAAAAACTGATCTTTACAGATTCGAGTACGGGAATTTCAAAATCTATTGCAGAAATGCATCAATCTCTGGAAATTGAAAACCTACGTTCTGTCGTTTTTATCTACAATGATAATCAGTTAGCGGCAATAGAAACATTGCTGAATTTTTATCAAAGCAGGTACACAATTGCCTTATTAGGAATGGGATTATTAGAAGATTTTAAGGAGAATTTAGAACAAAAATATACGCCTTATTATATCTATGATCCTACCCGAAATGGTATTGAAGGTTACACTGCCGTGAATGTCTCAGAAACGATTGTATTGTTTAAACGAAATGTAAATTTAGTTTATCCGATACATCCAAAAATTAAACTTCTCCTAAGCACTTCTGGAACTACAGGTTCACCAAAATTCGTCAGACTTTCTGATGAAAACCTGGTTCAGAATGCGAAGTCGATTATGGAATATATGCCTATCCGAACAGATGATGTGGTGCCTCTAAATGTGCCGATAAATTTTGTTTACGGCTTATCTATTTTCACAACTAATTGTATCAAAGCAAATCAGATTGTTTGTACTGATAAAGATGCTTTTCAGAAAGAATTCTGGGCCGATTTCAAGAAATATGGATATTCTACTCTTGGCGGAGTTCCTTATTTTTATGAGATGTTGTACAGCATTGGTTTTTTCAAAAAAGACCACCCTTCTCTAAGATATCTCACACATACAGGCGGAATGCTAAACTATAAACTGATCGAAGCAATTTCAGATTTCAGTGAGAAATTCGGAAAACAATTCTTTGCACAATATGGTCAAACCGAAGCTTGCGGCAGAATGGCTTATTTGCCTCCAAAAGATCTTCTGAGAAAAGGAACTTCTATTGGAAAACCTGTCAAAAACGGTCGTTTCGAAATCGATAATGATACGGATGAACTGATTTATATTGGTCCAAATGTTTTTGGTGGTTACGCCAATATAAGAGCCGATCTTCAGTTTTTTGAACAACAAGAAAAACTCCATACAGGAGACAAAGCCCGAAAAGACGACGAAGGTTATTATTATATTGTAGGCAGAATAAAACGAATTGTAAAATTATTTGGTGTACGCCTCAATCTCGACGAAACAGAACTTCTTTTGAAAAACGCTCTTGGCGGACAAACTTTTATTTGCTTAGGAATAAACGATAAACATTTGGCTGTTATGTATACAGACAAGAATTTGAACAAAGAATTAATTCTGAAAGTTCTAAAAGCAAAATTGAATCTTCATGCTAATTCTTTAAAAGTGATGCATATTGAAGATGTACCACTCACACCAAACGGAAAAGTAAATTATCCGCTGCTTAAGGAATGGCTTGAAATGGAAAGTTTAGTTTAG
- a CDS encoding acyl carrier protein, with translation MSTVEQLHGVFARAFEIPVEAVNDQLEYQAIAEWDSMSHLVLVEELESTYNISIEMEDILEMGSVAKIKDILKKYGFEIN, from the coding sequence ATGAGTACAGTAGAACAATTACACGGAGTATTTGCAAGAGCTTTTGAAATTCCTGTTGAAGCAGTAAACGACCAATTAGAATATCAGGCTATCGCCGAATGGGATTCTATGAGTCATTTAGTTTTGGTAGAAGAACTGGAAAGCACTTATAATATTTCTATCGAAATGGAAGATATTCTGGAAATGGGAAGTGTAGCAAAAATAAAAGATATCCTTAAAAAATACGGATTCGAAATTAATTAG
- a CDS encoding MATE family efflux transporter → MKEAILKTRSFFSLLRRSLAGTESNFTSGSINKTIILLSVPMVAELLMESLFVCSNLFFVSRLGTNAISIAGATTTFITFCYSVSIGLGIAASAMISRRIGEKKFKAAGQTAMQVIYVTAPIAALISVVCSIWTTDIMSAMGLSTAMVQEGTLYGIVMFASSGFLILRIVINGIFRGAGDASTAMRILWLSNAINILLCPVFIFGWGPIPAYGLLGVGLATLIARVIGVLYQAWYLVRGKTVMKIGLAQLVFNLNIFKRVVKLAFGGTIQFIIPASSWVFMIKIMSHFGPNALAGYILAQRVTSIATMPAWGLGNAAGILTGQNLGAKQPERAEKSVWRAGMLNMGFLIIIGICWIFLAVPVVKIFTDIPEVISFSTMYIHLISIAYILLGYTMVISRALNAAGEVKVVTWLYILMFYIVQIPLAYALGISFELGSNGVFTAILVSEIVLAVACIIVFRKGKWKHTKV, encoded by the coding sequence ATGAAAGAAGCCATTCTAAAAACACGCTCTTTCTTTAGTCTTTTAAGGCGTTCGCTTGCCGGAACTGAGAGTAATTTTACTTCGGGAAGTATCAACAAAACCATCATTTTATTGTCTGTGCCAATGGTTGCAGAACTCTTGATGGAATCTTTATTTGTTTGTTCAAACCTATTCTTTGTGAGCCGATTAGGTACAAATGCTATTTCTATTGCAGGAGCAACAACCACTTTTATTACGTTTTGTTACTCGGTTTCAATTGGTTTGGGAATCGCAGCATCGGCAATGATTTCACGAAGAATTGGCGAGAAAAAATTCAAAGCTGCGGGACAAACTGCTATGCAGGTAATTTATGTAACAGCACCAATTGCGGCACTTATAAGTGTAGTTTGTTCGATCTGGACGACTGATATTATGAGCGCCATGGGACTTTCAACCGCAATGGTTCAGGAAGGAACATTGTACGGAATCGTTATGTTTGCGTCAAGCGGATTTTTAATTCTGCGCATCGTTATCAACGGAATTTTTCGTGGTGCGGGTGATGCTTCTACGGCAATGCGTATACTTTGGTTGTCAAATGCAATAAACATACTATTGTGTCCGGTATTTATTTTTGGCTGGGGACCAATTCCTGCTTACGGTTTACTCGGAGTTGGACTCGCAACCTTAATTGCCAGAGTTATTGGTGTTCTTTACCAGGCTTGGTATCTTGTAAGAGGAAAAACAGTCATGAAAATAGGATTGGCACAATTGGTCTTCAATCTTAATATTTTCAAAAGAGTTGTAAAACTGGCGTTTGGCGGAACGATTCAATTTATTATCCCTGCTTCAAGTTGGGTCTTTATGATTAAGATTATGTCTCATTTTGGACCAAATGCTTTAGCTGGATATATTCTGGCACAAAGAGTAACTTCGATTGCCACAATGCCCGCTTGGGGACTTGGGAACGCAGCCGGAATATTAACGGGGCAAAATCTTGGTGCAAAACAACCCGAAAGAGCCGAAAAATCGGTTTGGAGAGCAGGAATGCTAAATATGGGATTTCTGATTATTATTGGAATTTGCTGGATTTTCCTCGCCGTTCCTGTTGTCAAAATCTTTACTGATATTCCAGAGGTTATTTCCTTTAGCACGATGTATATCCACCTTATTTCTATAGCCTATATCCTTCTGGGATATACAATGGTTATTTCGAGAGCGCTCAATGCCGCGGGCGAAGTCAAAGTCGTAACCTGGCTTTATATCCTAATGTTTTACATCGTTCAGATTCCGTTAGCTTATGCTTTAGGAATCTCGTTTGAACTGGGATCAAATGGTGTTTTTACAGCCATTCTTGTTTCAGAAATTGTATTGGCAGTTGCCTGTATAATTGTTTTCCGCAAAGGAAAATGGAAACATACTAAAGTTTAA